The genomic window GGATTAATATTTACCACAATATATTTCAATAATAGCCAAAATTGATACTGAGTATAGCAAAATTTTCCTTCAGCCTAAAGACTTCAGCCTAAAGACTTACCTTTGCATTATGCGTTTCGATATTATTACAGTTTTGCCTGCTTTATTAGAAAGTCCATTTGCTCATTCTATTTTGCAACGTGCGCAAAAAAAAGGCATAGCCGAAATTGTTGTCCATAACCTGAGGGATTATGCCACCAATAAACAAAAAAGTGTTGATGATTACCAATATGGCGGCGGAAGCGGTATGGTAATGAGTATTGAGCCTTTTGCGGCCTGTATCGAAAAGCTTCAGGCAGAAAGAGCATACGATGAAATTATTTTCATGAGCCCCGATGGTGTTACTTTAAACCAGAGCACGGCCAATGAATTATCTATTAAAAAGAACATCATTATTTTGTGTGGCCACTATAAGGGCATAGATCAGCGTATACGCGATATCTTTGTTACAAGAGAGATCTCAGTTGGTGATTATGTTCTAAGCGGAGGAGAGCTGCCTGCAGCGATTGTAGTAGATGCTGTTGTGCGTTTAATTCCCGGTGTTTTAAACGATGAGACCTCTGCCTTATCTGATAGTTTTCAGGGAGAACTGCTTGATGCTCCTGTTTATACCCGCCCTGCTGACTGGCGTGGATATAAAGTACCAGATGTTTTATTAAGCGGCCATGAAGCTAAGGTGAACGAATGGAGGCACGAACAGGCATTGGAGCGAACTAAAATACGCCGTCCCGACCTTTTAGAGTAAAATTTCCTTGTAAATTATAAAGGTAAATTCTATTTTAGAAGAAACGCTTCTAGTCCCCGATAATATGCCCAAACAGATTGTTATTTGTGATGACCATTTACTTTTTTTAAACGGCATTTCCGAATTGCTTAAAAATACCGGGAACAACTATGGCATTTTTAAATTCAGCGATGTACATTCCTGCAGGAACCATTTAATGCATAACATTGCTGATGTTTTCATCTGTGATTTAAATATTAACCACTTTGATGGGTTTGTGTTGATTGAAGAACTCAGATCCCAGCTAAAAAACACCAAAATAATTGTTCTCACTGCTTATTACGAAGATTTTCTGATCCAAAAGGCAAAGAAGCTGGGTGTGAATGCTTTTCTCAAAAAAGAAACACCTGCCGAAGAGCTTATCAGTATTATCGAATCAAATAAAGACACATCGTTTTATACCAATAAGAATTATAAAAAAG from Flavobacterium sp. W4I14 includes these protein-coding regions:
- a CDS encoding tRNA (guanine37-N1)-methyltransferase (product_source=KO:K00554; cath_funfam=1.10.1270.20,3.40.1280.10; cog=COG0336; ko=KO:K00554; pfam=PF01746; superfamily=75217; tigrfam=TIGR00088); translation: MRFDIITVLPALLESPFAHSILQRAQKKGIAEIVVHNLRDYATNKQKSVDDYQYGGGSGMVMSIEPFAACIEKLQAERAYDEIIFMSPDGVTLNQSTANELSIKKNIIILCGHYKGIDQRIRDIFVTREISVGDYVLSGGELPAAIVVDAVVRLIPGVLNDETSALSDSFQGELLDAPVYTRPADWRGYKVPDVLLSGHEAKVNEWRHEQALERTKIRRPDLLE
- a CDS encoding DNA-binding NarL/FixJ family response regulator (product_source=COG2197; cath_funfam=1.10.10.10,3.40.50.2300; cog=COG2197; pfam=PF00072,PF00196; smart=SM00421,SM00448; superfamily=46894,52172), with the translated sequence MPKQIVICDDHLLFLNGISELLKNTGNNYGIFKFSDVHSCRNHLMHNIADVFICDLNINHFDGFVLIEELRSQLKNTKIIVLTAYYEDFLIQKAKKLGVNAFLKKETPAEELISIIESNKDTSFYTNKNYKKGESVYSAIDGSIVNKFRISRQEKEIIKLIIKGLTSKEIAEVLFISITTVTTHRKNIHRKLEINNSSSLIKFAHENNLLD